tggagcctatcccagctgtcaacgggcaggatgtggggtacaccgtgaactttttgccacccaattgcagtcCGGTGGGACTGGAACGGGCTCAGagcatttaatttcattttcattgattattattttttttaatgtgcaagcAAAGTGACTTATGAGCCAGGTAGGAATTCAATCCATCAATCAAATTACCAAACTATACAAGGCATTTAAAAGTGAGTTTTCCAGAATGGGGCCCTTTAAGTGCAGTAAGGATGTCAAGTGAGCATATGAGTCAAAATAGGCAAATGCTTGAGTGATGCAGCAGGGATGGTCGCGCTCTCCCTGCAGCGCAGGAGGCGCAGATGTCACAACACGCTCGCGTTCCCCAGGGGTGCGCTGGGCAAAATGTCCTCATTTCACAGTTTGCCGCGATCAAGCTCGAGTCTTAATTGGCCACGCAGAAACACACatgaacatacagtacatagatgatcttgcttttttttttcctcttttttttttttcgcccatCTGCTGCGGGACTTCCATGACCCTGGGTGTAAACGCGGCTTCGCTCACGTTCTCATGCGATTCTCCCTGGCAAATGCGCCCGTATTATGTGGCGTAAAAGCACGCTCACACTTAACGTCATCCTGCGTGAATATTGTGCAAATGGAGCCTGCACCAAAAGTCTGTTTTGTTCTCGGAGCAAACAATACACTTTTTGCAATGAATGTAAACCAGCTAAAAATAATTACTCAGTCAGCCACCAAGGTTGAATTAAATGTGAGGTGGGGTGGGGCAATCAGCAGTGTAGGTTCAGCTGAGAACAAGGTTAGCATGAGTGACATTTtattgctaaaaataaaaaatggcctTGTGTGTCATgacctccggtgcggggctggacccaatgcaggacttcaagacgaggacatgatgttcggcatagtttttattcaaagctgaggtcaatACATGGTGttagcagtccgagaaggcagaggtacagaaacgctaagcaaaggcaggatccaaaaacgtgaagcgGGGTCTGATGACgaggagacaaactatgaactaggacttgactatgaaacataaccTAAGACaggaggtggcacagaaacactgtgacgagggTAGCTCAAcgctacactattttcagtggtggagattcctactgtcagtgaatgcaactcactaactcagggcacaatgaactggcaaatgccagtgacaaaaactccaactttgAACAATTATAgccccaatgtgaaacagccgtgagcggtgacaggtgccACCGCCCAGAGAagtggctgggattggcttcgggactcccgtgacccttgtgagcataagcgtctcagaagatggatggatggatggatggatatacatacatatgtgaAATGGAATGggtaaaagtatattttttatattttaggaACGCCTGCATAATCTGTGGAGCGCATTCGACCttcacaaaagtttttttttttaatttttcaagcaTTAATCTAAGATGTTGTTGTTCGGTGGATTGCATCACATAGAAAGCTCATTTTGATTGGATATAAAGGGGAAAGGCAGATTAGTCGTCCCTAATGGTGTGGCCATTCGGTGTGTGTATGATATTACACGAGTGGAAAGTGTTGAAATCGTCAAATTATGATCCACCGAACAACATGAACCCTGATAGCATCCCCTCCACTTGCACTAAGAGCCGCAGTGGATTCTTCTCCTTTTCACTCTCGTGGCAAATTACGCGCATGACAATCGGCGGTGACGTGGGTCTCTTTTGGTGAACTCGCAGCGTGGACttctgtgcgtgtgcgcgcagtCCAACTTGCAGGGGAACAGTTCCCTCGCAAATGTCCCGGCAGGTGGCAGCTGCCGCAGACCTCCATCAAATCCCCGCCAGCACCTCCCCCGTGGACGTGGATCCGGGAGCCGGCTGATGCACCCCACGCACCTGCTGCCTCATCCACAAGAAGCGGGAAGGGAGGGACAATGAGCTCCACTTTGCCGAAAAGCGAATCCGCGACGTCCCTGCTGAGGTCCGCCGTGCTGCAGCGCAGATCCACGCAGTCCGACCACGGGCCACACGGCGACCGAGGCGGGCACCGGAACCAGCGCGGCCAAAAAGGAGCGGACGCCGGTCGGGCGGAGGAGGCGAGCGCGAGGAGACCTCTGTGCCGGCCCGGCCACGCAGAGAACGGCGCGGAGGACGCCAAACGCAACACGCGCTCCAAGTCCGCAAGGGTCAAACAGTCCGCCGGTCACGCCAAGGGGTCGCAGGGTGGGCCCAAGGAGGAGAGGGACGACGCCGACTCCTTCTTCCAGACCAGCAGGAAGCTGGCGAGCGGCTCAGCCTCCAGTCTGAGCtcggacgccgccgccgccgggagCGCCCCGGTTCAGAACCGGCCAGCCTCCGGCCGCAGGTCCAAGAGGCTCAGCACCGTTTCGGACTATGATGCAAGCCTGCACCCCATTGTCAAGTCCGTCTTTGGACAAGTAAGCTTGCGCTCACCATGAACATGGAACaccatttcaaaaaaataaaataaaccagcTTAATCAATAACAAACAATGATAGTTGCACAGGGGCAGCACAGTGCCCTAGTGGTTGGGTCGTCCACTGGGTCTGGGCTTAATTCTAGGTCCTCCAGCTTTCCAAAGACGTGCATGCGAGGTGCATGGAGAACTCTGTATGAGTAATTATTTGTTTTGGGTGAAGGCGACGTCACGCAGTCGTGGATAGTTTGTCTGCCTCACGTTAAGAATGTTCTCGGTTCGAATCTCAGTTTTGTCCGGATCACTCGTTTCACTTTCTGGTGTGTTAGGCCAACTAAAATACTGGACTAAATTTGCCTGTGAGTGGGAAtgatttgtttatgtgtgctgCGCCACTGGCTGGTAAGCAATCtaaggtggagggggggggggggggggttcgaacATGGTGGGGGACATGGGGATCACTGTCCCAGGGCCCAGAGGACAGCTTTGGTCTTCCTATGggttttttcttctccttcataTACTCCGGCTTCCTTACTCATTCAATAAGAATGCTTCTTAGGCTGATGAAATACTGTTAAATTGCGCATCTGTTCTGCGATTGACCGCTGACCAATCCAGGCTGGAGACTCTCCACGCTTTGATTTCTAGCTTTCTAGCCATCGGTAGAAAGGAAATTATGAACTTAGTTGGAAAACAGACTTCATTGTGTTGTATCTGGCTTGCTGAAAGCTCGTGCATTTTTAATCAGCTGTACCTGCGACTTTGGGACGTCGCTCAGTGGCGATTTCAATTTTTTATAGCAGCAAAACTGCTGGGGCGATAATAAAAACTAGCCCCAGAATTTTCTTTGCATTCAGGCGCTACACTCAGTGTGCAGCCGGCCTCCCTTCATGGACTCTGTTTACCGCTAATCAGAAATTTggatattcttgtaaaaatgtcacaaaattcaGCTAAGCAACTGGAAGTAagaaccacccaaaaaaaaaaaaaaaaaacgtggcatCCCGCTGCTCCTcatcctttttgtccagttttaaGTCCACCTAGATGGTGTAAAGCGGACAGGTCATAAAATAACAGCGAGGTGAGGGTGGGGtggattggggggtggggggtttacAGTAGAAACTTGCACTGGTATATGTGAGGAAATTAGCAAGGGAGGAACATTTAAAGAGACACCTTCCTAAACAGCTGGGAGTGGGGAAGCACGACTACATGCAAGTTTTAACAACGGGCCTCCTCGCTATGTGATGCTTACAACATTTGATGTTTCCATGCTcagtatttttcatttggtAGTTTTATGTTTCCGGTCCAGAAGTCCATCTCATACAAACATTGACTGGAATGTAGCTGCGTttattgtgtgtatatgtgtgtgtggtcacCCAAGTTCCATCGAGGGATCAACTTTCCGTGTGCACGTGTCCGTGCaaggccacaacattaggtacaccttcaCAAACTAATCAGATCttataatatttgaaaatgcaGACGACAATGATCAAATATTCATCCAGCTATTCTCtcgtcccagctgacttttggcaaGGGATGGCGAAGTAGGCATCCTGATAAGATGCCGGCGCCAcattatctggctcctctctcgatgtggaggagcagcggttctactctgagctccttcTAGACGAGGGAGCTTCTCCCCTTCTCTCTAAGgtagaacccggacaccctgcaaagGAAACTCATCTCAGCCAcatgtatccaggatcttgttctttcagccacgacccaccgctcgtgaccataggtgagggtcggAACGTAGCTGGTACATTTAAGAGCTGTGGCTTTCAGATCAGTTCCCTTTCACTATGACAGACCGGTAccaagtccgcatcactgcagacgctctaccgatccgcctgtcgatctcttatttcattcttccctcactcgtgaagaaggccccaagatacttgaagtctTCCACATGGACTTGCTCAAGGTGAAGAGCTCGTCCACTGTTCTACGGTCGGGACCAAAACcgcactgctcctcctgaatcacccctgaatagacctttcTAGGGGGCTAAAGAGTGTGATCATCCtggagttggaacacacccttcaGTCGCCCTTCTTAACAAGTGGGACCACCACCATGGTCTGCTTATCTAGatgcactgtccccaatgtctaTGTGATGTCACTGagatgtgtcaaccaggacagccccaaaacatcacagcctttaggaactccgggaggatctcatccacctgaggagctttttaactacatcagtgacctcaaccccagagatacaGTAGGAGAGCCCGCCTCCATGGcttcactgaactcctccctcAACCGAGTTTTTGCCTCATTGACTACCttagctgcattccacttggcgagctgggaaccccccccccccctttatgaTCATTTATTCCATATCCTTGATATCCAAGTTTAGGTTCATGCACTAGTATACACGTTTTCACTTGTCCTGAAACACTTCAGCTCATTAGATATAAAacggtgtattttttttcctcttatgtTTTCCACGACTGTGTGGCACTTCCGCACATAAGTAGGAAAACTTTAGCATCCTAGTATGACAACTATTTGCTTTCAATAAAGCAAAACTGTGAACTTGTTGACATCTGCTAGCTGCTAATACTTCTGGTGGAACACAAGATGTTAACGATAATGTTAAACTAAATTTATGCTAGCTAAGATAGCGAGCAAGCAACACTTTGGCTAACGCTGCTAATGTTGTTCTAGCATTCAAAAATGCtttatatgaaataaaaactttcAGGATACActaaatgaatcattttttttttaggtagaaTATTAACTGTCACGGATTAGTTTGATTGTCTTAagttatttattgtaaaatgacAGTATTGTACATTTAGCTTAGGAAGGATATTAAGACTATTGAATAAGTGAACGTTATTCTCATCAGTTGGAGCACTGACCCCCAAACACACCCTTCAAATTAAACCCACCTTGATGGCCTCTCTCTCCAAAATCTACCCATTTTCTTACAAACCGTCGCCCTTCAcatgatttagaaaaaaaaaaaagctgcagagGAGACAATTACCTCCATGCACACTAATGTGTTCCAGAAATAACTCATCTCTTGCGCTCAATCCGGGCCGGCGCTTCAATCAATCTCAGAGGTTAGTGCGGAGATGTTCTAGTCTCGCTCTGTGCTTGGAATCaagcgttattattattacgtcTTTAAACCACTCCAGAATGAAAAGAATTCGAGCGATAAAGACGCACGCCCGTGAACACTCTCTGGACACTTTATTAGGGACACCGGCTAGTTAATGGGAGTCAATGAGATTATAATATTTTGAGGATCTTAAatataggggggggggggactaaaaacaataataatgcaatacagtataataatgatcattatatgtattttgcaaaaccatgagaggaactgtgtaaatgttgaaaaaataatatgaaaatacagctctacacaaaaaaataaatacagttcaAGCAAAAATTCAAACagg
This DNA window, taken from Syngnathoides biaculeatus isolate LvHL_M chromosome 17, ASM1980259v1, whole genome shotgun sequence, encodes the following:
- the cabp1b gene encoding calcium-binding protein 1b isoform X1 produces the protein MSSTLPKSESATSLLRSAVLQRRSTQSDHGPHGDRGGHRNQRGQKGADAGRAEEASARRPLCRPGHAENGAEDAKRNTRSKSARVKQSAGHAKGSQGGPKEERDDADSFFQTSRKLASGSASSLSSDAAAAGSAPVQNRPASGRRSKRLSTVSDYDASLHPIVKSVFGQDRELRPEEMDELREAFKEFDKDKDGFIGCKDLGNCMRTMGYMPTEMELIELSQQINMNLGGHVDFEDFVELMGPKLLAETADMIGVKELRDAFKEFDTNGDGQISTAELREAMKKLLGQQVGHRDLEDILRDIDLNGDGHVDFEEFVRMMSR